In one window of Pseudodesulfovibrio sediminis DNA:
- a CDS encoding tetratricopeptide repeat protein gives MTEQTRSKLQKAYSCIKNNQPECARTILSRYMENSTRPHPFGILLYGSLLMEQNQLQEAAQILERGYADFPQCRQIVHNLAVVRYEQKEFTKAGELFLKSCLLTKKPAHNTRYQAATCFFQAKKYAQAYDVTKPLLGLKTVKPDWVRLAAHSLILLKRWPEAERTLIHFLRRSPTEHAYWKLLANIRMQRKHYKKAAAALEIAYRIAQPTALERRTLSQLYLYINAPLLAAHALEGSFTHTPSPKVCDQLAQAYLTAGRTKQALDMLDKAMALEKTPERSLIKGRILYAKRRYPEAIAALRQAVQLNDKTGLANYLLGMIFWEQKQWDEARHWFQSAEKFKHHARHATRAINAINAMEESSRQSNLPFDAS, from the coding sequence ATGACTGAACAGACCAGAAGCAAGCTGCAAAAGGCCTATTCATGCATAAAAAACAACCAGCCCGAATGCGCACGTACCATCCTCAGCAGATACATGGAAAACTCGACTCGGCCGCACCCATTCGGAATTTTGCTATACGGTTCCCTGCTCATGGAGCAAAACCAATTACAAGAAGCAGCACAAATTCTGGAAAGAGGCTATGCAGATTTTCCACAATGCAGACAAATCGTACACAATCTGGCCGTTGTCCGATATGAACAAAAGGAATTTACCAAGGCAGGAGAGCTCTTTCTCAAAAGCTGTCTGTTGACCAAAAAACCAGCCCACAACACCCGATATCAGGCAGCTACTTGTTTTTTTCAAGCAAAGAAATATGCTCAGGCATATGATGTGACAAAACCTCTCCTGGGGCTGAAAACCGTCAAACCAGACTGGGTGCGGCTGGCGGCCCACAGCCTGATCCTGCTCAAACGCTGGCCAGAAGCAGAGCGCACCCTGATACACTTTCTGAGGCGTTCTCCGACTGAGCACGCCTACTGGAAGCTACTGGCCAATATCCGCATGCAGCGCAAGCACTACAAAAAAGCGGCGGCGGCATTGGAAATAGCCTATCGCATCGCTCAGCCCACCGCTCTGGAGCGGCGCACGCTTTCCCAACTCTATCTCTATATAAATGCGCCACTCCTGGCTGCTCATGCTCTGGAGGGCAGCTTTACACATACCCCTTCACCCAAAGTCTGCGATCAACTGGCCCAAGCATATCTCACAGCTGGACGCACGAAACAGGCTCTAGATATGCTGGACAAAGCCATGGCTCTAGAAAAAACTCCCGAGCGTTCGCTCATCAAGGGCAGGATTCTCTATGCCAAGCGTCGATACCCAGAAGCCATCGCAGCTTTGCGCCAAGCCGTGCAACTCAATGACAAAACAGGACTAGCAAACTATTTACTCGGCATGATTTTCTGGGAACAGAAGCAGTGGGATGAAGCCCGGCATTGGTTCCAAAGTGCTGAAAAATTCAAGCACCATGCGCGACACGCTACACGCGCAATCAACGCTATCAACGCCATGGAAGAAAGCTCTCGCCAAAGTAACCTGCCCTTTGATGCAAGTTGA
- the hydF gene encoding [FeFe] hydrogenase H-cluster maturation GTPase HydF, translated as MPNNTPKGDRMVIALVGRRNVGKSSLMNALIGQNIAIVADCPGTTTDPVAKHYELLPLGPVTFYDTAGLDDPGKLGALRVKASHQVLYRTDIALLVVGEEGVGEPELAILDKLWKMEIPVLVVFNKTDLVPPSEESLTYCRSLRLSYLEVCALNGRGMAALKRSLVEAAPREFREEPVLVGDLVSEGDTVLCVVPVDLGAPKGRLILPQVQVLRDVLDNDALGMVVKERELTEALDQLKKDPALVVTDSQVVLKVVADVPEHIPLTTFSTLFARLKGDLRIFLQGAKAIDGLKDGDKVLMCEACSHHSVADDIGRVKIPRWLTLYTGKRLEFTMYSGHDFPEDFEEFALAVHCGGCMINRREMLHRMRECHLRGVPITNYGVAISKVQGVLDRISSVFKIH; from the coding sequence ATGCCCAACAACACTCCTAAAGGAGACCGCATGGTCATTGCCCTCGTGGGAAGGCGTAATGTGGGAAAGTCTTCTCTCATGAACGCCTTGATCGGGCAGAACATCGCCATCGTGGCGGATTGTCCGGGCACCACGACAGACCCCGTGGCCAAGCATTATGAACTGCTCCCGCTCGGCCCGGTCACGTTCTACGATACGGCTGGACTAGATGACCCGGGCAAATTGGGAGCGTTGCGCGTGAAGGCCTCGCATCAAGTCCTTTATCGCACGGATATAGCCTTGCTCGTCGTGGGCGAGGAGGGGGTGGGCGAGCCGGAACTGGCCATTCTGGATAAGTTATGGAAGATGGAAATACCGGTCCTCGTGGTCTTCAACAAAACGGACCTTGTTCCTCCTTCGGAGGAGAGTCTCACCTACTGCCGGTCTTTGCGGTTGTCCTATCTGGAGGTGTGCGCTCTCAACGGCCGCGGGATGGCAGCACTCAAACGGAGCCTGGTGGAAGCCGCTCCCCGTGAATTCAGAGAGGAACCCGTGTTGGTGGGCGATCTTGTCTCCGAGGGGGATACGGTCTTGTGCGTCGTGCCCGTGGATCTCGGCGCACCCAAGGGAAGGCTTATCCTGCCCCAGGTTCAGGTGTTGCGGGACGTGCTGGACAACGATGCCCTGGGAATGGTCGTCAAGGAAAGGGAGCTGACCGAGGCCCTTGATCAATTGAAAAAGGACCCGGCGTTGGTGGTGACCGACTCCCAGGTGGTGTTGAAAGTGGTCGCCGATGTTCCCGAACACATCCCCTTGACCACCTTTTCCACGCTGTTCGCTCGTCTCAAGGGGGACCTGCGTATTTTTTTACAGGGAGCGAAAGCCATTGACGGCTTGAAAGACGGCGACAAGGTCCTGATGTGCGAAGCGTGTTCGCATCACTCTGTCGCAGACGATATCGGGCGAGTGAAAATCCCGCGCTGGCTCACCCTGTACACGGGAAAAAGATTGGAGTTCACCATGTACTCCGGCCATGATTTTCCGGAAGATTTTGAGGAGTTCGCCTTGGCTGTCCATTGCGGCGGTTGCATGATCAACAGGCGGGAGATGCTCCACCGCATGCGCGAATGTCATCTTCGGGGGGTTCCCATTACCAACTACGGGGTGGCTATCTCCAAGGTGCAGGGCGTTCTCGACAGGATATCCTCTGTCTTCAAGATTCATTAA
- the hydE gene encoding [FeFe] hydrogenase H-cluster radical SAM maturase HydE, with product MPKRLREVVALLRAPDASALFAEAQEVRDGVFGREVFQRGVVEFSNHCRKNCRYCGLRKGNAHLPRYSMDCQAIVQAADCAVRMGMGTVVLQSGEESALDIRRVGRIISKIKRLGDVAVTLCLGEHGEDDYRYWRDCGADRYLLKMETFHAGVHRHCRPGQTGRTRLGKVRLLQRLGYETGSGLITGLPGMTPEILANDLLALSQLSLDMIAVGPFVPHPQTPLGDSAAGSLEESLRATALLRVLNPKANIPATSALDALTPKGRELGLSVGANVVMPSVTPESVRGEYFLYPGKNDSSVPVVNTIRRLQQRLREAGYHPSSARGVSPAYCA from the coding sequence ATGCCAAAACGGTTGCGTGAGGTCGTGGCGTTGCTTCGAGCCCCGGATGCCTCGGCGCTTTTTGCCGAGGCCCAGGAGGTTCGGGACGGCGTCTTTGGCCGCGAGGTGTTTCAACGGGGCGTGGTGGAGTTCAGCAACCACTGCCGAAAGAATTGCCGATATTGCGGGCTGCGCAAGGGCAATGCGCACCTGCCGCGATATTCCATGGATTGCCAGGCCATCGTCCAGGCAGCGGACTGTGCGGTGCGGATGGGCATGGGCACGGTCGTCTTGCAATCCGGGGAAGAGAGCGCGTTGGATATCCGCCGTGTCGGAAGGATTATCTCGAAAATCAAGCGGTTGGGAGATGTCGCCGTGACACTTTGTCTTGGTGAGCATGGCGAGGATGACTACCGGTATTGGCGCGACTGTGGCGCGGACCGCTACCTGCTGAAAATGGAGACGTTTCATGCCGGGGTGCATCGGCACTGCCGCCCCGGCCAGACCGGCAGGACGCGGTTGGGGAAGGTGCGGCTTCTCCAACGGTTGGGCTATGAGACGGGGTCCGGCCTTATCACGGGGCTTCCGGGCATGACCCCGGAAATTCTGGCAAACGATTTGTTGGCGTTGAGCCAGCTTTCGCTGGACATGATCGCGGTAGGCCCTTTTGTTCCCCATCCACAAACGCCTTTGGGCGATAGTGCTGCCGGTTCCCTTGAGGAGTCCCTGCGAGCGACCGCCTTGCTGCGTGTGTTGAATCCCAAGGCCAATATTCCAGCCACCAGCGCCTTGGACGCCCTGACTCCGAAAGGGCGAGAACTCGGCCTATCCGTCGGGGCCAACGTCGTCATGCCTTCTGTCACCCCGGAGTCCGTCAGGGGCGAATACTTTTTATATCCAGGCAAGAACGACTCTTCTGTCCCGGTCGTGAATACCATCCGCCGGTTGCAGCAGCGGCTGCGGGAAGCCGGTTATCATCCTTCATCGGCACGGGGCGTCTCCCCTGCCTATTGTGCATAA
- a CDS encoding aspartate ammonia-lyase, giving the protein METSFRIEQDALGSIEVPSLALYGAHTARAMVNFPLSGQRLPAVFIRAYAEVKLACARTNAELGYLHSDVARAVETACCEMMRGVHHDHVTVDAFQGGAGTSANMNMNEVLANRAGELLGHAYGSYAVHPLHHLNLHQSTNDTFPTALRVAALHELTRLEQSVTELQETLQLKEQEFNSVLRLARTQLQDAVPMTVGMTFGAWAEAFARDRWRVFKCRERIKTVNLGGTAVGTGLGAPREYIFRVTDELRRITGLKVARAENLVDATQNADSLVEVSAMLKVCAANLFKISSDVRLLGSGPDAGIGELRIAPLQTGSTIMPGKVNPVVPEAVSQAALRVMANDGLAGQVASLGNLELNQFMPLMAQTLLESLHLLNNAVPLLHRSCLETAEPDVERCAFNVRRGGALATVLVPAIGYEKAERIARRARKEGLSVAQAAAGELGLGVEAVEALFLPDRMRQLGFSEDTYAVMDGAGEDT; this is encoded by the coding sequence ATGGAGACTTCATTTCGAATTGAACAGGATGCGCTCGGCAGTATCGAAGTGCCGTCCTTGGCCCTGTACGGTGCGCACACGGCGCGGGCCATGGTCAATTTCCCGCTTTCGGGGCAACGCCTCCCCGCCGTGTTCATCCGGGCGTACGCCGAGGTCAAGCTGGCCTGCGCCAGGACCAATGCGGAGCTCGGCTACTTGCACTCGGATGTGGCTCGGGCCGTGGAAACAGCCTGTTGCGAGATGATGCGCGGCGTTCACCATGATCACGTCACGGTGGACGCGTTCCAGGGCGGGGCCGGAACCTCGGCCAACATGAACATGAACGAGGTCCTGGCTAACCGGGCAGGAGAATTGCTGGGCCATGCCTACGGATCGTATGCCGTGCATCCGTTGCATCACCTGAACCTGCATCAATCCACCAATGATACGTTCCCCACGGCATTACGGGTGGCGGCGCTCCATGAGTTGACGCGGTTGGAGCAATCCGTGACCGAGTTGCAGGAGACCCTGCAACTCAAGGAACAGGAGTTCAACTCGGTCCTCCGTCTGGCCCGTACCCAGTTGCAGGACGCCGTTCCCATGACTGTGGGAATGACGTTCGGCGCATGGGCCGAGGCGTTCGCTCGTGATCGCTGGCGGGTCTTCAAGTGCCGAGAGCGGATCAAGACGGTCAATCTCGGCGGCACTGCCGTGGGGACCGGCCTGGGGGCCCCGCGTGAATATATCTTTCGCGTGACCGACGAACTGCGGCGCATCACCGGCTTGAAGGTGGCGCGGGCTGAGAATCTGGTCGACGCGACCCAGAATGCGGACAGTCTGGTGGAAGTTTCCGCCATGCTCAAAGTCTGTGCTGCCAACCTTTTCAAGATAAGCAGCGACGTGCGGTTGCTCGGAAGCGGCCCGGACGCGGGCATTGGGGAGTTGCGCATCGCGCCGTTGCAGACGGGGTCCACCATCATGCCCGGCAAGGTCAATCCCGTGGTGCCCGAAGCTGTGTCGCAAGCCGCGTTGCGTGTCATGGCAAACGACGGGCTGGCGGGGCAGGTCGCCTCGCTGGGCAACCTGGAGCTGAACCAGTTTATGCCCCTGATGGCACAGACCCTTTTGGAGTCTTTGCATTTGCTCAACAATGCGGTTCCGCTGCTACATCGCTCGTGTCTGGAGACAGCGGAGCCGGATGTGGAGCGGTGTGCGTTCAATGTGCGCCGAGGGGGTGCCCTGGCCACGGTCCTGGTACCGGCCATAGGGTATGAAAAGGCCGAGCGGATCGCCCGGCGTGCCCGAAAGGAAGGACTTTCCGTGGCGCAAGCGGCTGCCGGGGAACTGGGGCTGGGCGTGGAGGCCGTGGAAGCGCTTTTTCTCCCGGACAGGATGCGGCAGCTCGGTTTTTCCGAGGACACCTACGCCGTGATGGATGGGGCCGGAGAGGACACATGA
- the hydG gene encoding [FeFe] hydrogenase H-cluster radical SAM maturase HydG — protein sequence MKLDTSELDNFIDEEAIWDIVNRNAVQDPVRIRDILDKAGEAKGLDLAEAACLLQVEDPELNEAIADAARRIKHAIYGNRIVLFAPLYVTNECSNRCVYCGFKETNTELIRRTLTSEELKREVAVLEDLGHKRLLLVYGEHPKFGADWIAETVRTVYETVSEKSGEIRRVNINCAPLDVEGFRTLHEVGIGTYQCFQETYHTKTYADLHPTGHKKHFLWRLHAMHRAMEAGIDDVGMGALLGLYDYRFDTIALLAHAAELESRFGVGPHTLSFPRLEPALNAELAFNPPHALTDAQFKRLVAVLRLAVPFTGLILSTREGRAMRRELLDLGVSQLSAGSRTYPGAYTDPEYDRPDVQQFCVGDNRSLDEVIREIVQHGYIPSWCTACYRLGRTGEEFMKLAKNGFIQEFCRPNALLTFNEYLQDYASHATRELAEPFVRAEVANGPEKGRQVLMERLSRIEQGERDLYF from the coding sequence ATGAAATTGGATACAAGCGAACTGGATAATTTTATCGACGAAGAAGCCATATGGGATATCGTCAACCGCAACGCCGTCCAGGACCCGGTTCGGATCCGGGACATCCTTGACAAGGCAGGGGAAGCCAAGGGGCTTGATCTGGCCGAGGCGGCCTGTCTGTTGCAGGTCGAGGACCCGGAACTGAACGAGGCTATCGCCGATGCAGCCCGCAGGATCAAGCACGCCATTTACGGTAACCGCATCGTCCTTTTCGCGCCTCTCTACGTCACCAACGAGTGCAGCAACCGTTGCGTCTATTGTGGTTTCAAGGAGACCAACACCGAGCTGATCCGGCGGACACTCACTTCGGAAGAGCTTAAACGGGAGGTGGCCGTTCTGGAAGACCTGGGGCACAAGCGGCTGCTTCTGGTGTACGGTGAGCACCCAAAATTCGGCGCGGACTGGATCGCCGAGACCGTTCGTACGGTGTACGAGACTGTCTCCGAAAAGAGTGGTGAAATCCGGCGGGTGAACATCAACTGCGCGCCATTGGACGTCGAGGGATTCCGCACGCTGCATGAAGTAGGTATCGGGACCTACCAGTGTTTTCAGGAAACCTATCACACTAAGACCTATGCCGACCTGCATCCCACCGGGCACAAGAAACATTTCCTGTGGAGGTTGCACGCCATGCACCGGGCCATGGAAGCGGGCATTGACGATGTAGGCATGGGGGCGTTGCTCGGTCTTTACGACTACCGTTTTGATACCATCGCCCTGCTTGCTCATGCCGCGGAACTGGAAAGTCGGTTCGGCGTGGGACCGCATACGCTGTCTTTCCCCCGTCTGGAACCGGCGCTCAATGCGGAACTCGCTTTCAATCCGCCCCATGCGCTCACGGATGCACAGTTCAAGCGACTGGTGGCCGTGCTCCGTCTGGCGGTTCCCTTCACGGGCCTCATCCTGAGCACCCGGGAGGGTCGTGCCATGCGGCGGGAACTGCTTGATCTCGGCGTATCGCAGCTTAGTGCCGGGTCTCGCACCTATCCCGGTGCTTATACCGATCCTGAGTACGACCGTCCGGACGTGCAGCAGTTCTGTGTGGGCGACAACCGCAGTCTGGACGAGGTCATCCGGGAAATCGTGCAGCACGGATACATCCCCTCATGGTGCACCGCCTGCTATCGCCTGGGCCGGACCGGGGAGGAGTTCATGAAGCTGGCCAAGAACGGATTTATTCAGGAGTTCTGCCGTCCCAATGCGCTCCTCACTTTCAATGAATACCTGCAGGATTACGCGAGCCATGCGACGCGGGAGTTGGCTGAGCCCTTTGTCCGTGCGGAGGTGGCCAACGGACCGGAAAAGGGGCGGCAGGTCCTGATGGAGCGTTTGTCCCGCATTGAGCAGGGCGAGCGGGATCTTTATTTTTAG
- a CDS encoding sigma-54-dependent transcriptional regulator → MRILLVDDDAATRESLAEYLTLLGQAVTPCPDADSALRLCQNHDFDMVLSDIQMPGKTGIELVREIKRLSGPRLPDVVLYTGHADLELAIGALRAGAYDYLTKPINLDELKAILQRVAEHQSLLSENDRLTRKFDEVVAEATNDYRAELARLRELLEKQAGLDNIGIFSDAMWRVVSHAKRYHEDRDLPVLIQGETGVGKEIVAKIIHYGTDASSLPFVAINCAALPPSLFESELFGYEPGAFTGGASRGARGKIDLAKGGTLFLDEIGEIPVELQAKLLRVIEGRTYYRVGGLQSIKTDVRIIAATNINLGERIEQGLFRKDLYYRLRVGSILVPPLRERPDDIVPLAQSFLVTFAKKRGKGFAEISPEVARELLAHPWPGNVRELKNTLEWISVMYDGTALRPEHLRGALDDREEVTIPTPSAAPPLRQGRKKYRPTEAEIDAALTASGGNKTQAAAQLGISIRMLYYRLAARTNNESETQ, encoded by the coding sequence GTGCGTATCCTGCTGGTAGACGATGATGCGGCCACCCGCGAATCCCTTGCGGAATATCTGACCCTGTTGGGGCAGGCGGTAACGCCCTGCCCGGACGCGGACAGCGCCTTGCGGTTGTGCCAAAATCACGATTTCGACATGGTGTTGTCCGACATCCAGATGCCGGGCAAGACCGGCATCGAGCTTGTCCGGGAGATCAAGCGACTGTCTGGGCCACGGCTGCCCGACGTTGTTTTGTACACGGGTCACGCCGACCTGGAACTGGCCATCGGCGCGCTCAGGGCCGGTGCGTATGATTACCTCACCAAGCCCATCAACCTGGACGAACTCAAGGCGATCCTGCAACGGGTTGCCGAGCATCAGTCCCTGCTGTCCGAAAACGATCGCTTGACCCGGAAGTTTGACGAGGTCGTGGCCGAGGCCACTAACGACTATAGGGCCGAACTGGCGCGCCTGCGGGAGTTGCTGGAGAAGCAGGCCGGATTGGACAACATCGGAATTTTTTCCGACGCCATGTGGCGCGTAGTCTCTCATGCCAAGCGGTATCACGAGGACCGGGACCTGCCGGTGTTGATCCAGGGGGAAACCGGGGTCGGCAAGGAGATCGTCGCCAAGATTATTCATTATGGGACGGACGCTTCCTCGCTGCCGTTCGTGGCCATCAATTGCGCTGCCCTGCCGCCTTCGCTGTTCGAGAGTGAGTTGTTCGGCTACGAGCCGGGCGCGTTTACCGGCGGCGCCTCCCGCGGAGCCCGGGGCAAAATTGATCTCGCCAAAGGGGGCACCCTTTTTCTCGATGAGATCGGCGAGATTCCCGTGGAGCTGCAGGCAAAACTCCTGCGGGTCATCGAAGGGCGGACCTACTACCGGGTAGGCGGGCTTCAGAGTATCAAGACGGATGTTCGCATCATCGCCGCCACGAATATCAACTTGGGAGAGCGCATTGAGCAGGGGCTTTTCCGCAAGGACCTTTACTACCGGCTGAGGGTCGGCAGCATTCTTGTTCCGCCCCTGCGCGAACGCCCCGATGACATTGTTCCGTTGGCGCAGTCCTTTCTCGTGACCTTTGCCAAGAAACGCGGCAAGGGATTCGCTGAGATATCCCCGGAGGTGGCCCGGGAACTCCTGGCCCATCCCTGGCCTGGCAATGTGCGGGAGTTGAAAAATACCCTGGAGTGGATTTCCGTCATGTACGACGGGACCGCCTTGCGTCCGGAACACCTCAGGGGTGCGTTGGACGACCGGGAGGAGGTGACCATCCCCACCCCGTCGGCCGCTCCGCCTTTACGGCAAGGCCGAAAAAAATATCGGCCCACGGAAGCGGAGATAGACGCGGCCCTGACCGCGAGCGGAGGCAACAAGACCCAAGCCGCAGCTCAGCTCGGGATCTCCATTCGCATGCTGTATTATCGGCTTGCCGCCAGAACGAACAACGAGTCGGAAACGCAATGA
- a CDS encoding PAS domain-containing sensor histidine kinase, translating into MYIETMTSADSIYQAVVEHQTELIRRFRPDGKLTFVNGAFCRFYGMESEALLGSNFRDLLDPEECDSIVEQVLSISPEKPEIVTEPRYVDADGRLRFVQYVTRGIFDEFGNVVEYQSVGRDITAQREAETTLAEARMAMEKASRVTTLAVIGGGIAHEINQPLNALRILTASAQLLAERADSPGEDLARILRDIAAQVDRADAIVNHLREHLRQNQKVDSKTCDLGDAVRSALSLVGAQLAARDIGVDLHIDADLPPVNGSCIRFEELVANLVANAMQAMDEVKLDQKEIRVEVLGTTPGSVELTVADNGPGFAREMTAKMFEPFFSTKSSGTSMGLGLSIVETIVQAAGGSVTAINRPEGGALIEVLLPAAGGAGE; encoded by the coding sequence ATGTATATTGAAACAATGACTTCCGCCGATTCCATTTACCAAGCAGTGGTTGAGCACCAGACGGAGTTGATTCGCCGTTTTCGGCCGGACGGCAAGCTGACATTTGTCAACGGTGCTTTTTGTCGTTTTTATGGCATGGAGTCCGAAGCGTTGCTTGGATCGAATTTCAGGGACTTGCTTGATCCGGAAGAATGCGATTCGATTGTGGAGCAGGTTTTATCCATTTCTCCCGAGAAACCTGAAATCGTCACGGAACCGCGCTATGTGGATGCCGATGGGAGGCTGCGCTTTGTGCAGTACGTGACCCGGGGCATTTTCGATGAGTTCGGGAATGTCGTCGAGTATCAGTCCGTGGGGCGGGACATCACTGCCCAGCGGGAGGCGGAAACGACCCTTGCCGAAGCTCGAATGGCAATGGAAAAGGCCAGCCGGGTGACGACCCTGGCCGTGATCGGCGGCGGTATCGCACACGAAATAAATCAGCCCCTGAATGCCCTCCGCATACTGACCGCGTCGGCCCAGCTGCTTGCCGAGCGGGCCGATTCGCCCGGGGAGGATCTCGCCCGTATCCTGCGCGACATCGCCGCCCAGGTCGACCGGGCGGACGCCATCGTCAACCATCTGCGGGAGCATCTGCGACAGAATCAAAAAGTCGATTCCAAGACCTGTGATCTCGGTGATGCCGTGCGATCTGCCCTGTCCCTGGTTGGTGCGCAACTGGCCGCAAGGGATATTGGGGTCGATCTGCATATCGATGCCGATCTGCCGCCCGTCAACGGCTCCTGCATTCGTTTCGAGGAGCTCGTCGCCAATCTGGTGGCCAACGCCATGCAGGCTATGGACGAGGTCAAACTGGACCAGAAGGAGATTCGGGTGGAAGTGTTGGGCACCACCCCGGGTTCGGTGGAATTGACTGTGGCCGACAACGGGCCAGGCTTTGCCAGGGAGATGACCGCCAAGATGTTCGAACCGTTTTTTTCCACCAAGTCATCGGGAACCTCCATGGGGCTTGGATTGTCCATCGTGGAAACCATAGTCCAGGCGGCGGGTGGTTCGGTGACGGCCATAAACCGGCCTGAGGGCGGTGCCTTGATCGAGGTGCTGCTGCCTGCGGCGGGCGGGGCAGGGGAGTGA
- a CDS encoding 4Fe-4S dicluster domain-containing protein translates to MHTFVLSDPARCIGCRACEIACVDAHMAEDLGQAGERDLPFVPRINVVHEAEVTAPIQCRQCEDAPCLAVCPAGAIVHEGQTVRVLAERCFGCKTCMAVCPVGAMRVGRLPGSEERLLAYKCDLCVGREEGPACVAVCPAGALRILGEAELQGISGGRRRNSALQVAFGRR, encoded by the coding sequence ATGCATACTTTCGTTTTGTCGGACCCTGCACGCTGCATTGGCTGCCGGGCTTGTGAGATCGCCTGCGTCGACGCCCACATGGCGGAGGATCTGGGGCAGGCCGGTGAGCGGGATCTGCCGTTCGTCCCGCGTATCAACGTGGTGCACGAGGCTGAGGTCACGGCGCCCATTCAGTGCCGTCAGTGCGAGGATGCCCCGTGTCTGGCCGTGTGTCCCGCCGGGGCCATTGTCCATGAAGGGCAGACTGTGCGCGTACTTGCGGAGCGTTGTTTCGGCTGCAAGACCTGCATGGCCGTCTGCCCGGTAGGGGCCATGCGGGTGGGACGGCTTCCAGGCAGCGAGGAGCGGTTGTTGGCCTACAAGTGCGACCTTTGCGTCGGGCGGGAAGAAGGTCCCGCCTGCGTGGCCGTGTGTCCCGCCGGAGCCCTGCGGATTTTGGGCGAGGCCGAGCTTCAGGGGATTTCCGGCGGCAGACGCCGCAACAGCGCCCTTCAGGTAGCCTTTGGACGCAGATAG
- a CDS encoding 4Fe-4S dicluster domain-containing protein, producing MHDRLSPFILVTAAGCIGCRACELACSAAHLAGGVSVGSLHGPLSPRLYLTRAGNVRIPIGCRHCEDAPCAEVCPNGAILRTESGVQVVEDRCVGCKTCLAVCPVGAMEMAQVWKDGKPAVRRVVDPLNPDVAAVEPALLASKCDLCQGRESGPACVEACPEQALSLIDPVGIKRRRNLEAALALSRTCEEL from the coding sequence ATGCACGATCGCCTAAGTCCCTTCATTCTTGTTACCGCGGCCGGATGCATCGGCTGTCGAGCCTGCGAACTGGCTTGTTCCGCGGCCCATCTGGCGGGCGGAGTGTCCGTGGGAAGCCTGCATGGCCCCCTGTCCCCCCGGTTGTATCTGACCCGCGCCGGAAATGTCCGTATTCCCATTGGCTGCCGTCATTGCGAGGACGCGCCTTGTGCTGAGGTCTGTCCCAATGGTGCCATCCTTCGCACAGAGTCGGGCGTCCAGGTCGTCGAGGACCGCTGCGTCGGATGCAAGACATGTCTGGCCGTCTGTCCGGTGGGTGCCATGGAAATGGCCCAGGTCTGGAAAGATGGAAAACCTGCCGTGCGCCGGGTGGTGGACCCTTTGAACCCGGATGTTGCGGCGGTGGAGCCGGCCCTGCTGGCCAGCAAATGCGACCTTTGCCAGGGGCGCGAGTCGGGCCCAGCCTGTGTCGAAGCCTGCCCGGAACAGGCGCTGTCCTTGATTGATCCCGTGGGGATCAAACGTCGCCGCAATCTTGAAGCCGCCCTGGCGTTGAGCCGGACCTGCGAGGAGTTGTAA